One Campylobacter concisus DNA window includes the following coding sequences:
- the murA gene encoding UDP-N-acetylglucosamine 1-carboxyvinyltransferase, with the protein MMHYLKIEGNAKLSGEVKISGAKNAALPIIALTLLAKNKINLTNIPNVADIKTLCQLLVNLGAKCEFKDENSLCIDTSSVNSTTANYDIVRKMRASILTLGPLLARFGHCEVSLPGGCAIGQRPIDLHLSALEKMGANIEIKQGYVVATAPNGLKGAKIVFDKITVTGSENIIMAAALAHGTTELFNVALEPEVVQICEILARSGVKIEGIGTSELKITGSGQKLLEICDIEVIPDRIEAGTYLCAGAITNSKISVTRANAAHMTAILNKFEEMGFGIEIDGDKITILPTNEIKPVEIRTTEYPGFPTDMQAQFMALCLAANGVSTIDERLFENRFMHVSELARMGADIRLNGHIASVYAPANLNAADVMATDLRASSALILAALIANGESLVHRIYHLDRGYERLEEKFKSLGAKIVRLEE; encoded by the coding sequence ATGATGCACTATTTAAAAATAGAAGGCAATGCCAAATTAAGCGGCGAAGTAAAGATCAGTGGAGCCAAAAATGCCGCCCTACCTATCATCGCCCTAACCCTACTTGCTAAAAATAAGATAAATTTAACAAATATCCCAAATGTCGCTGACATAAAGACGCTTTGCCAGTTGCTTGTTAATCTTGGAGCAAAGTGTGAATTTAAAGATGAAAACTCACTATGTATCGACACAAGCAGCGTAAATTCAACCACGGCAAACTACGACATCGTTAGAAAGATGCGCGCTTCTATCTTGACGCTTGGTCCGCTTTTAGCGCGCTTTGGACATTGCGAGGTGAGCCTTCCTGGAGGCTGTGCGATCGGACAAAGGCCAATAGATCTGCACCTAAGCGCACTTGAGAAAATGGGCGCAAATATCGAGATAAAGCAAGGCTACGTCGTCGCAACCGCGCCAAATGGACTAAAAGGCGCAAAGATAGTTTTTGATAAGATCACCGTAACTGGCAGCGAAAATATTATCATGGCAGCAGCCCTAGCTCACGGCACGACAGAGCTTTTTAACGTCGCGCTTGAGCCTGAAGTGGTGCAAATTTGTGAAATTTTAGCAAGAAGTGGCGTTAAGATCGAAGGCATCGGCACGAGCGAGCTAAAGATCACTGGTAGCGGTCAAAAACTACTTGAAATTTGTGATATCGAGGTCATCCCTGATAGGATCGAAGCTGGCACATACCTTTGCGCTGGAGCTATCACAAATAGCAAAATTTCAGTCACAAGGGCGAATGCTGCGCACATGACAGCCATTTTAAATAAATTTGAAGAGATGGGCTTTGGCATCGAAATAGACGGCGATAAGATCACGATTTTGCCGACAAATGAGATAAAACCAGTCGAGATAAGAACGACTGAGTATCCAGGCTTTCCAACCGATATGCAGGCTCAGTTTATGGCGCTTTGTCTTGCAGCAAATGGCGTTAGCACAATAGATGAGAGGCTTTTTGAAAACCGATTTATGCACGTTAGTGAGCTAGCTAGAATGGGAGCTGATATCCGATTAAACGGCCATATCGCAAGCGTTTATGCCCCTGCAAATTTAAATGCAGCTGATGTCATGGCGACTGACCTTAGAGCAAGCTCAGCGCTGATACTGGCCGCTCTCATCGCAAATGGCGAGAGCTTGGTGCATAGAATTTACCACCTTGATAGAGGTTATGAGAGGCTGGAGGAGAAATTTAAAAGCCTTGGGGCGAAAATAGTTAGGCTTGAGGAGTAA
- a CDS encoding molybdopterin molybdotransferase MoeA — protein sequence MLVNDALEALKAKFKPKNESEILPISEALGKTLANDVIAVKDLPCFDNSALDGFAVKFDEKDEPYKIIASAFAGDKEQLAIGKNECVKIMTGAKMPKGSDTVMRFEDCVVEGEFVKAPAKLKKGEAYRFKGEETKVGEILLKSGEILNTRSVMMLAAQGISFIDVKKQPSVGIYSSGNEIIEPWQRASEDEIYNANALGITALLSSIGQKSSYLGIIKDDLNAVKKAFLNAANYDIVICSGGASAGEADFMKIALSELGYNEIFSHLDIRPGRPCKAYEKDGRLIFILPGNPMAAYLCTMMLVLPLLKSECFVTQKAINSENLKVKSGRANAVFGNVADGKFIATDGGKYGSGMINHILKSDFVLITSPDQGEILQNSEISLIKLP from the coding sequence ATGCTAGTAAATGACGCACTTGAGGCTTTAAAAGCTAAATTTAAACCAAAAAATGAGAGTGAAATTTTACCCATTAGTGAGGCTCTTGGCAAAACCTTGGCAAATGACGTGATAGCGGTCAAAGATCTGCCCTGCTTTGATAACTCAGCGCTTGATGGATTTGCGGTTAAATTTGATGAGAAAGATGAACCTTATAAGATAATCGCAAGTGCCTTTGCAGGCGATAAAGAGCAGCTAGCTATCGGCAAAAACGAGTGCGTGAAGATAATGACAGGAGCAAAGATGCCAAAGGGCTCTGACACGGTCATGAGGTTTGAAGATTGCGTAGTTGAGGGTGAGTTTGTAAAAGCACCAGCTAAGCTTAAAAAAGGCGAAGCTTACCGCTTTAAAGGCGAAGAGACAAAAGTTGGTGAGATTTTACTAAAAAGTGGCGAAATTTTAAACACAAGAAGCGTGATGATGCTAGCAGCTCAGGGCATAAGCTTTATAGATGTGAAAAAACAGCCTAGTGTTGGAATTTACTCAAGTGGCAACGAAATCATCGAGCCTTGGCAAAGAGCAAGCGAGGATGAAATTTACAATGCAAACGCACTTGGCATCACCGCACTTTTAAGCTCAATCGGTCAAAAAAGCTCATATCTTGGCATCATAAAAGATGATCTAAATGCTGTAAAAAAGGCATTTTTAAACGCTGCAAACTACGACATCGTTATCTGCTCTGGTGGAGCAAGCGCTGGGGAGGCTGACTTTATGAAGATAGCCCTAAGCGAGCTTGGATACAACGAAATTTTCTCGCACCTTGACATAAGACCTGGCAGACCTTGCAAGGCTTATGAAAAAGATGGCAGGCTTATTTTTATCTTACCTGGCAACCCTATGGCTGCTTATCTTTGCACGATGATGCTTGTTTTGCCACTTCTAAAAAGCGAGTGTTTTGTGACGCAAAAAGCTATAAATAGCGAAAATTTAAAGGTAAAATCAGGCAGAGCAAATGCGGTTTTTGGCAATGTAGCTGATGGTAAATTTATAGCAACTGACGGCGGAAAATATGGCTCAGGCATGATAAATCATATATTAAAGAGTGATTTTGTGTTGATAACTAGCCCTGATCAAGGTGAAATTTTACAAAATAGTGAAATTTCACTCATAAAACTTCCATAA
- the flgA gene encoding flagellar basal body P-ring formation chaperone FlgA, with product MYCVVNDQISLSTFGFEGEDNEILNLDSKRAAKIDSKKLYEILTANFKTYNDKSGGSVAFVKNCSIMDEIQMQFLREISNEYPGISVSDLSISPQNKLPANFKDLVFKNIFLNDQNSQKGVFRASFEDVDLSLKSLYFKFSFNAKMPVFIAINSMNTNHILSLLDYQPTMIEFSKWPRDALFGLSASTLVTKMQIRSGEILTKRQFNAISLVKKGQMLNAVLSEGGVKIIAEVKALEDGNLGDMIKIRTRENKILQATVSGKDEAVIR from the coding sequence ATGTATTGCGTCGTAAATGATCAAATTTCACTCAGTACTTTTGGCTTTGAAGGCGAAGACAATGAAATTTTAAACTTAGATAGCAAAAGAGCTGCCAAGATAGATAGCAAAAAACTCTATGAAATTCTAACAGCAAATTTTAAAACATATAATGATAAAAGCGGCGGCAGCGTAGCTTTTGTAAAAAACTGCTCTATCATGGATGAAATTCAGATGCAATTTCTAAGAGAGATCAGCAACGAGTACCCAGGCATTAGCGTGAGCGATCTTAGCATCAGTCCGCAAAACAAACTCCCTGCAAATTTTAAAGACTTAGTTTTTAAAAATATATTTTTAAACGATCAAAATAGCCAAAAAGGCGTCTTTAGAGCCTCATTTGAGGACGTTGATCTAAGTTTGAAAAGCCTTTATTTTAAATTTAGTTTTAACGCCAAAATGCCAGTTTTTATCGCTATAAACTCAATGAACACAAACCACATTTTAAGCTTGCTTGACTATCAACCAACGATGATCGAGTTTAGCAAATGGCCGCGTGATGCACTCTTTGGACTTAGCGCCTCAACTCTTGTCACAAAAATGCAGATAAGAAGCGGAGAAATTTTAACAAAACGTCAGTTTAACGCCATTAGTTTAGTCAAAAAAGGTCAAATGCTAAACGCAGTTTTAAGCGAGGGTGGCGTCAAGATAATCGCCGAGGTAAAGGCGCTTGAAGATGGAAATTTAGGCGACATGATAAAGATAAGAACAAGAGAAAATAAAATTTTACAGGCCACAGTTTCAGGCAAAGACGAGGCGGTTATCAGATGA
- a CDS encoding UbiX family flavin prenyltransferase, translating into MKKVVFAVTGASGTGLFLKLVNAAKDSCEAHVIASKNAMKVLEAEENLRLNLDDLGVKIYDDQDLSAGPASGSFGTDAMIIAPCSTNTLAKVANGISDTLITRAASVALKERQTLVLGVREMPFSAIALSQMQLLSSLGATIAPPVLGYYAGIKSLLDMENFIIGKWLDALKIENNLYKRWQI; encoded by the coding sequence ATGAAAAAGGTAGTTTTTGCAGTCACTGGAGCAAGCGGGACTGGGCTTTTTCTAAAGCTAGTAAATGCCGCCAAAGATAGTTGCGAGGCGCATGTCATAGCTAGTAAAAATGCTATGAAAGTTTTAGAGGCTGAAGAAAATTTAAGGCTAAATTTAGATGATCTTGGTGTAAAAATTTATGATGATCAAGACCTTAGCGCAGGTCCTGCTTCTGGCTCGTTTGGCACGGATGCTATGATCATAGCGCCCTGCTCTACTAATACTTTGGCAAAGGTTGCAAACGGCATAAGCGACACGCTCATCACAAGAGCCGCAAGTGTCGCGCTAAAAGAGAGGCAAACTCTAGTTTTGGGCGTTAGAGAGATGCCATTTTCTGCGATCGCACTCTCTCAGATGCAGCTTCTCTCATCTCTTGGAGCTACTATCGCTCCGCCAGTTTTAGGCTACTACGCAGGCATAAAGAGCCTTCTTGATATGGAAAATTTCATCATCGGCAAGTGGCTTGATGCCTTAAAAATCGAAAATAATCTTTACAAAAGGTGGCAAATTTGA
- the coaD gene encoding pantetheine-phosphate adenylyltransferase, translated as MKKSCIYPGTFDPITNGHLDVIIRATKIFDKVIVAVAKSDSKQPMFAHEKRIEMAKEAVCDLKNVSVLGFDNLLVDFAKSHGINTVIRGLRAVSDFEYELQIGYANAALWDEFETVYLMPSLNNAFISSSIVRSVLRHDGDVSNLVPAKILKNLKA; from the coding sequence TTGAAAAAATCTTGCATCTATCCAGGGACCTTTGACCCCATAACAAACGGCCATTTAGACGTTATCATAAGAGCTACAAAAATTTTTGACAAGGTAATCGTCGCAGTTGCAAAAAGTGATAGCAAGCAGCCAATGTTCGCACATGAAAAGCGCATAGAGATGGCAAAAGAGGCAGTTTGCGATCTAAAAAATGTAAGCGTTCTTGGCTTTGATAACTTGCTGGTTGATTTTGCTAAATCGCACGGCATAAACACCGTCATCAGGGGGCTTCGTGCGGTTAGTGACTTCGAGTATGAGCTACAAATCGGCTACGCAAACGCTGCACTCTGGGACGAATTTGAGACGGTTTATCTTATGCCAAGCTTAAATAACGCCTTCATCTCAAGCTCGATCGTCCGCTCAGTCTTGCGCCACGACGGCGATGTGAGCAACCTAGTGCCAGCAAAAATTCTTAAAAATTTAAAGGCGTAA
- the tmk gene encoding dTMP kinase, whose protein sequence is MYVLFEGIDGVGKSTQIEILASKFSDAIVTKEPGGTKLGENLREILLSSSIKIGKRAEILLFLADRAEHFEKLVAPNLGKLILSDRGFISGIAYALANDESLDENVLLELNKFALNDKFADKIVFFEASHELISSRLKNRGTSDKIEARGLEYLLKVQSLMKQILIKNGFETLFIDASKSIELISKEIENFINFK, encoded by the coding sequence ATGTATGTTTTGTTTGAAGGCATTGACGGCGTTGGCAAGAGCACGCAGATAGAAATTTTAGCTTCTAAATTTAGTGATGCCATCGTCACAAAAGAGCCAGGTGGCACAAAGCTTGGTGAAAATTTACGTGAAATTTTACTAAGCTCAAGCATCAAAATAGGCAAAAGGGCTGAAATTTTACTCTTTTTGGCTGATAGGGCTGAGCATTTTGAAAAGCTGGTCGCTCCAAATTTAGGCAAATTGATTTTAAGCGACAGAGGCTTTATCTCTGGCATCGCCTACGCTTTGGCAAATGATGAAAGCTTAGATGAAAACGTGCTTTTAGAGCTTAATAAATTTGCACTAAATGATAAATTTGCAGATAAGATAGTCTTTTTTGAAGCAAGCCATGAGCTTATAAGCTCTCGTCTAAAAAATAGAGGCACCAGCGATAAGATCGAGGCTCGTGGGCTAGAGTATCTTTTAAAAGTGCAAAGCCTGATGAAGCAAATTCTTATCAAAAATGGCTTTGAAACGCTTTTTATAGACGCATCTAAAAGCATAGAGCTAATTTCAAAAGAGATAGAAAATTTTATAAATTTTAAGTAA
- the hisS gene encoding histidine--tRNA ligase, which translates to MITALRGMKDMLPARAKLYAQIIKTCEEVAKNYGYEQILTPHLEETALFKRSVGESSDIVGKEMYQFEDKGGNDVCLRPEGTAGVVRAFIEAKLDRANVTKRCFYHGSMFRYERPQKGRLREFHQFGCECFGEGSVYEDASIILMVSEIFNRLNIKTTLKINSLGDESSMKSYKEKLVKFLDENSEKICEDCKRRKLLNPIRVLDCKIESCQEIYKNAPVITDSLSDEAQADFAKLQEILTANGVKFEIDTKLVRGLDYYCKTAFEFISNEIGSQSAVAGGGRYDRLVEYLGGRASYGVGFAMGVERIMEILGEARDERDGVYLCALDAANVDFIYNLGSKLRKKYQVEISYEAKKLQKHLQNADNKNAKIFLCVGENEMKENKIWYKNLETKDEKTINLDELEKELG; encoded by the coding sequence ATGATAACGGCACTTCGTGGCATGAAAGATATGCTTCCAGCTCGCGCAAAACTTTACGCACAGATAATAAAAACCTGCGAGGAAGTCGCAAAAAACTACGGATATGAGCAAATTTTGACCCCGCACCTCGAGGAGACGGCGCTTTTTAAAAGAAGTGTCGGCGAGAGCAGTGACATCGTGGGCAAAGAGATGTATCAGTTTGAAGACAAGGGCGGCAACGACGTTTGCTTGCGCCCTGAAGGCACAGCTGGCGTGGTTAGAGCGTTTATCGAGGCAAAACTTGACAGAGCAAATGTGACAAAACGCTGCTTTTATCATGGCTCGATGTTTCGCTATGAGCGCCCACAAAAAGGCCGCTTAAGGGAGTTTCACCAGTTTGGCTGTGAGTGTTTTGGCGAGGGCAGCGTCTATGAGGATGCGAGCATTATCTTGATGGTGAGCGAAATTTTTAACAGGCTAAACATCAAAACAACCCTAAAAATAAACTCACTTGGCGACGAGAGCTCGATGAAGTCTTACAAAGAAAAACTTGTTAAATTTCTAGATGAAAACAGTGAAAAAATTTGCGAGGACTGCAAAAGACGCAAGCTCTTAAACCCTATCCGCGTGCTTGACTGCAAGATAGAAAGCTGCCAAGAAATTTATAAAAACGCCCCAGTCATAACTGATAGCTTAAGCGATGAGGCGCAGGCTGATTTTGCAAAACTGCAAGAAATTTTAACGGCAAATGGCGTTAAATTTGAGATAGACACTAAGCTCGTTCGTGGGCTAGACTACTACTGCAAGACGGCGTTTGAGTTTATCAGCAATGAGATCGGCTCACAAAGCGCAGTCGCAGGCGGAGGCAGATACGACAGGCTCGTTGAATATCTTGGCGGTAGAGCAAGTTATGGCGTTGGCTTTGCGATGGGCGTTGAGAGGATAATGGAAATTTTAGGTGAAGCTAGAGATGAGCGAGACGGAGTTTATCTTTGTGCGCTTGATGCAGCAAATGTTGATTTTATCTATAATCTTGGCTCAAAACTTCGCAAAAAATATCAAGTTGAAATTTCTTATGAAGCTAAAAAACTTCAAAAACATCTGCAAAATGCCGACAATAAAAATGCAAAAATTTTCCTTTGCGTGGGCGAAAACGAGATGAAAGAGAATAAAATTTGGTATAAAAATTTAGAAACCAAAGATGAAAAAACGATAAATTTAGATGAGCTTGAAAAGGAGCTGGGATGA
- the speA gene encoding biosynthetic arginine decarboxylase, whose translation MNDFGLSIWGNSNFVIEDGKVCINEASKPAIIDIVKEIRDDGYRGPLLLRFPHLIQKQIEQIHASFAKAKKEFAYKGSFNAVFPLKVNQYPGFVKNLVRLGKPYNYGLEAGSKAELLLTMAYNNDKAPITVNGFKDKEMINIGFIAAEMGHNITLTIEGLNELEAIIAIAKERFKPKPKIGLRVRLHSTGSGLWAKSGGIHSKFGLTSTELIEAVKMLKKANLLENFTMIHFHIGSQISEIHPLKKALIEAGNIYAELRKMGASNLKAINLGGGLAIEYSQFKEESSRNYTLNEYANDVVYMLKTISEQKKEIEPDIFIESGRYIAASHALLVAPVLELFSQEYTEEKLNLKKNNPNLITELVDLYKSIKPSNALEYLHDAIHHTESILTLFDLGYVDLQDRSNAEVLLRLISKKAVVMLGNKSNSSDLTKIQKEVQERYLLNFSIFQSLPDFWGLKQNFPIMPLDRLDERPTLPASIWDITCDSDGEISYDDEKNPLLLHDVDVEKEDYFLGFFLVGAYQEVIGMKHNLFTHPTEATVEITSDGYKVTNLLESQSILDIMEDMDYDIYEIQDTLNERLEKSTLINETQKKQILGELYLFLNDNSYLKTIN comes from the coding sequence ATGAATGATTTTGGACTTAGCATTTGGGGCAATTCAAATTTTGTGATAGAAGACGGCAAAGTCTGCATAAACGAAGCTAGCAAGCCAGCGATCATCGACATCGTTAAAGAGATAAGAGACGATGGCTACAGAGGGCCGCTACTGCTTCGTTTTCCGCACCTTATCCAAAAGCAGATCGAGCAGATCCACGCAAGCTTTGCAAAGGCAAAGAAAGAATTTGCCTACAAAGGTAGCTTTAACGCCGTTTTTCCGCTCAAGGTCAATCAATATCCTGGCTTTGTAAAAAATTTAGTTCGCCTTGGCAAACCTTATAACTACGGCCTTGAGGCTGGTAGCAAGGCTGAACTACTTCTAACTATGGCTTACAACAATGACAAAGCGCCTATAACGGTAAATGGCTTCAAAGATAAAGAGATGATAAACATAGGCTTTATCGCCGCTGAAATGGGGCATAACATCACGCTAACGATCGAGGGCTTAAACGAACTTGAAGCGATAATCGCCATCGCAAAAGAGCGCTTTAAGCCAAAACCAAAGATCGGACTTAGAGTAAGGCTACACTCGACAGGATCGGGGCTCTGGGCAAAAAGTGGAGGCATACACTCTAAATTTGGCCTAACATCAACCGAGCTAATAGAAGCTGTAAAGATGCTAAAAAAGGCAAATTTACTTGAAAACTTCACGATGATACACTTTCACATCGGCTCTCAAATAAGCGAGATCCATCCGCTCAAAAAAGCACTCATCGAGGCTGGCAACATCTACGCTGAGCTTAGAAAAATGGGCGCCTCAAATTTAAAAGCTATAAATTTAGGTGGTGGCCTTGCGATCGAGTACTCGCAGTTTAAAGAAGAGAGCAGCAGAAACTATACGCTAAATGAATATGCAAACGACGTTGTTTATATGCTTAAAACCATAAGCGAGCAAAAAAAAGAGATCGAGCCAGATATTTTCATAGAGTCAGGTCGCTACATCGCCGCTTCTCACGCACTTTTGGTCGCTCCTGTGCTTGAGCTATTTTCTCAAGAATACACCGAAGAGAAGCTAAATTTAAAGAAAAATAATCCAAATTTAATAACCGAGCTAGTTGATCTTTATAAGTCAATCAAGCCTTCAAACGCCCTAGAGTACCTGCACGACGCTATCCACCACACTGAGAGCATCCTCACGCTCTTTGATCTAGGCTATGTCGATTTGCAAGATAGGTCAAACGCAGAGGTGCTTTTAAGGCTCATTAGCAAAAAGGCTGTCGTGATGCTTGGCAACAAGAGCAACTCAAGCGATCTAACTAAAATTCAAAAAGAGGTTCAAGAGAGATACCTACTAAATTTCTCGATCTTTCAAAGCTTGCCAGACTTTTGGGGACTAAAGCAAAATTTCCCTATCATGCCACTTGACAGGCTCGATGAGCGCCCTACTTTGCCAGCTTCGATCTGGGATATCACTTGCGATAGCGACGGCGAGATCAGCTATGATGACGAGAAAAATCCGCTACTTTTGCACGACGTGGATGTGGAGAAGGAGGATTATTTCTTGGGATTTTTCCTAGTTGGCGCATATCAAGAGGTGATCGGCATGAAGCACAACCTCTTTACTCATCCGACAGAAGCTACCGTGGAGATAACAAGCGATGGCTACAAGGTTACAAATTTACTAGAGAGCCAGTCGATCCTTGATATCATGGAGGACATGGACTACGATATCTACGAGATACAAGACACTCTAAATGAGCGCTTAGAGAAATCAACTCTGATAAACGAAACACAAAAGAAGCAAATTTTGGGCGAACTTTATCTATTTTTAAATGACAATAGCTACTTAAAGACAATCAACTAA
- a CDS encoding pyridoxal phosphate-dependent aminotransferase, whose product MQLANRMQTLSESITIAISTKAKEMKAAGIDVISLSAGEPDFMTPKKIRETVKNALDNDSKSGKYTPVPGLPEVIEAIRTKLKRDNGLDYKANQIVTNIGAKHSLFNVFQALINPGDEVIIPSPYWVSYPEIVKFCGGVPVFIEADESTNFKITAEQLKKAITPKTKVFSLNHPTNPTGAVYTKEEIAAFGEVLKGSDIIITSDEIYEKVIYGKKFHAVASVSDDLFKRTVTINGLSKCGAMPGWRFGYIASSMDWLIAGIKKLQSQSTSNISSIVQIGAIPSLLGETDDDIENMRKEYERRRDVAVEMINAIPGLSVVKPDGAFYLFVKCKEVDGDSLRFCKKMLEEANVATVPGVGFGMEGYFRISFATDIESIKKAIERIANFVKSYKI is encoded by the coding sequence ATGCAACTAGCAAACAGAATGCAAACATTAAGCGAATCAATCACAATCGCGATCAGCACAAAGGCCAAAGAGATGAAGGCTGCTGGCATAGACGTGATCTCGCTTTCAGCTGGTGAGCCTGACTTTATGACTCCAAAAAAGATAAGAGAAACTGTAAAAAACGCACTTGATAACGATAGCAAAAGCGGCAAATACACGCCGGTACCGGGCTTGCCTGAGGTCATAGAGGCCATAAGAACAAAGCTAAAAAGAGATAACGGACTTGACTACAAAGCAAATCAAATCGTCACAAACATCGGCGCAAAACACTCACTTTTTAATGTATTTCAAGCGCTTATCAACCCAGGTGACGAGGTCATCATCCCATCTCCATACTGGGTGAGCTACCCTGAGATCGTTAAATTTTGCGGTGGCGTGCCTGTCTTTATCGAAGCAGACGAGAGCACAAATTTCAAGATCACAGCCGAGCAGCTAAAAAAAGCGATCACACCAAAAACAAAGGTCTTTTCGCTAAATCACCCGACAAATCCAACTGGAGCTGTATATACAAAAGAGGAGATCGCGGCATTTGGCGAGGTTTTAAAGGGCAGTGATATCATCATCACAAGCGATGAAATTTATGAAAAAGTGATCTACGGCAAGAAATTTCACGCAGTAGCCTCCGTAAGCGATGATCTTTTCAAAAGAACGGTCACGATAAATGGACTAAGCAAGTGTGGCGCGATGCCTGGCTGGAGATTTGGCTACATAGCAAGCTCGATGGACTGGCTAATTGCTGGCATCAAAAAGCTTCAAAGTCAAAGCACAAGCAACATTAGCTCGATCGTGCAAATAGGCGCTATCCCGTCACTTCTTGGAGAAACCGACGACGATATCGAAAACATGAGAAAAGAGTATGAAAGAAGACGCGACGTGGCAGTTGAAATGATAAACGCTATCCCTGGGCTAAGCGTAGTTAAGCCTGATGGCGCATTTTATCTATTTGTAAAATGTAAAGAGGTAGATGGCGACTCACTTAGATTTTGCAAAAAGATGCTTGAAGAGGCGAACGTAGCAACCGTGCCAGGAGTTGGCTTTGGCATGGAGGGATATTTTAGAATTTCTTTTGCAACCGACATCGAGAGCATAAAAAAAGCGATCGAGAGGATCGCAAATTTTGTAAAAAGCTACAAAATTTAA
- the thiS gene encoding sulfur carrier protein ThiS — protein sequence MIKFRVNGKIFELENDINVYDFLAQNGYELKFIALERDGEILPKKLWHERFMSEGKAYEIVTLVGGG from the coding sequence ATGATCAAATTTAGAGTAAATGGCAAAATTTTCGAGCTTGAAAACGATATAAATGTTTATGATTTTTTAGCTCAAAATGGCTATGAGCTTAAATTTATAGCCCTTGAGCGAGACGGAGAAATTTTGCCAAAAAAGCTTTGGCATGAGCGCTTCATGAGCGAGGGCAAAGCTTATGAGATCGTCACTTTAGTTGGCGGTGGATGA
- the thiF gene encoding sulfur carrier protein ThiS adenylyltransferase ThiF gives MIEIVLNGAKFKVPVKSLSELKELALGDKESEIYKFLEKFNATKPDIFIVDGFAIKEDSELKDGSNVVFIRRGVMPEREVLRAMIASRNSPELNLALSKAVIGVAGLGGLGSNIALSLARVGVKKLVLADFDVVEPSNLNRQQYFVRHIGLKKTQALKELINDVNPFVEVETHDIFLDEKNVASVFGECEILCEAFDNVAGKAMILNEAGASLKDKKIIGASGMAGYFSSNLIKTIKFAKNVYLCGDLTNEAKIGQGLMAPRVAVCANHEANLVIRLLMGLEA, from the coding sequence ATGATAGAGATAGTACTAAATGGCGCAAAATTTAAGGTGCCAGTAAAAAGCCTTAGCGAGCTAAAAGAGCTTGCGCTTGGCGATAAAGAGAGTGAAATTTATAAATTTTTAGAGAAATTTAACGCGACAAAGCCAGACATTTTTATCGTTGATGGCTTTGCTATAAAAGAAGATAGCGAGCTAAAAGATGGCTCAAATGTCGTATTTATAAGGCGTGGCGTGATGCCTGAGCGTGAAGTTTTACGCGCGATGATCGCTTCACGAAACAGCCCTGAGCTAAATTTAGCCCTAAGCAAGGCAGTGATCGGCGTAGCTGGACTTGGCGGTCTTGGCTCAAATATCGCGCTAAGCCTAGCTAGAGTTGGCGTAAAAAAGCTAGTACTTGCCGACTTTGACGTCGTTGAGCCAAGCAATCTAAACCGCCAGCAGTATTTCGTCCGCCACATCGGCTTGAAAAAGACGCAGGCGCTTAAAGAGCTGATAAATGACGTCAATCCCTTTGTCGAGGTCGAAACTCACGATATATTTTTAGATGAAAAAAACGTGGCTAGCGTCTTTGGCGAGTGCGAAATTTTATGCGAAGCCTTTGACAACGTCGCTGGCAAAGCGATGATACTAAACGAAGCTGGAGCAAGCTTAAAAGATAAAAAGATCATCGGCGCCTCTGGCATGGCAGGATACTTTAGCTCAAATCTCATAAAAACCATAAAATTTGCCAAAAATGTCTATCTTTGCGGCGACCTCACAAACGAGGCGAAGATCGGTCAAGGGCTCATGGCGCCGCGCGTCGCAGTCTGCGCAAATCACGAGGCAAATTTGGTCATTAGACTACTTATGGGCTTGGAGGCGTAA